A window of the Schistocerca nitens isolate TAMUIC-IGC-003100 chromosome 5, iqSchNite1.1, whole genome shotgun sequence genome harbors these coding sequences:
- the LOC126260379 gene encoding troponin T, cardiac muscle-like, protein MLVDLIKKSSQETNASLERSSQEAREREEISRESLEKSLRKSLREDLRESLEKNSQETKASLEKNSQETKASLEKSSQETREALKEDLQEIKTSQMKMEYNLKKEMQELQERLKMDIDEREKKLQKSIDQVQGDVEKVEGKLTKKIENDIEETKAELGERINEVETNCNHRITEVTQMQKQCNEAVKGIGDRQNQLAVNLRNAIAVQREEGNKRVEMEVKQLHQGVQQLESKTEEIDRRISNATLAVGGGIDWLNEVDAVVSFDEGTIKVKGRKGEEKRLKFAEGNAIEEGEEFRRINLCHEEEPNMGYGEEEPGAEVLIYLEGIAREDRHKEDKIRKKLEEMTQLDERTKKKLATEAASRCPLRGIPGGVSHHSVAECGPGNEWASPSDH, encoded by the exons atgttggtagacttgataaagaagagttcgcaagaaactaacgcatcattagagaggAGTTcgcaagaagctagagaaagggaagaaatatcccGAGAATCATTAGAGAAAAGTCTCAGAAAATCACTAAGGGAAGATTtacgagaatcattagagaagaattcacaagaaactaaAGCATCGTTAGAGAAAAATTCACAAGAAACTAAagcatcgttagagaagagttcacaagaaacgagagaagcactaaaggaagatttacaagagatcaaaacatcacaaatgaagatggaatataatttgaagaaggaaatgcaggagttgcaagaacgactgaagatggacatcgacgagagagaaaagaagctacagaagagcatagaccaagtccagggagacgtggaaaaggtggaaggaaagttaacaaaaaagatagaaaacgatattgaagaaacgaaagccgaattgggagaaagaatcaacgaagtggaaacaaattgcaatcatcgaatcaccgaggtgacgcagatgcagaaacaatgcaacgaggcggttaaggggataggagataggcaaaaccaactagctgtcaatctgagaaatgctatagccgtgcaacgagaagaaggtaacaagagggttgaaatggaggtcaagcagttacaccagggagtgcagcaattggaaagcaagacagaagaaattgatagacgaattagcaatgccaccttagccgttgggggag ggatagattggttgaatgaagttgatgcagtagtgagttttgatgaaggtactatcaaagtcaaaggaagaaagggagaagagaagaggttgaaatttgctgaggggAATGCGATCGAAGAAGGGGAAGagttcagaagaataaatttgtgtcacgaagaggaacccaacatgggatacggggaagaggaaccagGAGCAGAAGTATTAATATACCTTGAGGGaatagcacgagaggatagacataaagaggacaagatcagaaaaaaattggaggagatgacgcaactagatgagaggactaagaagaaattagctaca GAAGCGGCGTCGCGCTGCCCCCTGAGGGGCATCCCCGGCGGCGTGTCGCATCACAGCGTCGCCGAGTGCGGCCCAGGAAATGAATGGGCGTCTCCCAGCGACCACTAA